One window from the genome of Salvia miltiorrhiza cultivar Shanhuang (shh) chromosome 7, IMPLAD_Smil_shh, whole genome shotgun sequence encodes:
- the LOC130994274 gene encoding uncharacterized protein LOC130994274, protein METEEEKPTKLPASSVFDHTEQPVEEEEAESSADESSAHDKKEEEPAQHNKEEIALNNMEYMGDFTRPIIGDTNTSAIVFPTAVRNYNLKPIDSSLLPLFHGMPSEDALQFIRDFCTQVQTIPLLNLTDDQLKLKCFPKYSCKEEEGASSANSSSDSEPEAPEQTVQEEEASSTKSYSDSELPEQSAGDEELDSPASSDSEPSEQPTKEDASSADTEHTTETANQAKEEEASSANFNPKQNLNEEKKEMAQHTEYMGDFTRSEQECVEVYAGSADMEELAREVEEFSAAQPALPFSNAQPTLPFSDDQPALPSSALELKELPANLNLFMIA, encoded by the exons ATGGAAACGGAAGAGGAAAAGCCTACAAAGCTGCCAGCGAGCTCTGTCTTCGACCATACAGAACAGCCcgtagaagaggaagaagccgaGTCCAGTGCTGACGAGTCCAGCGCTCACgataagaaagaagaagaaccaGCCCAGCACAACAAGGAAGAGATAGCACTTAAcaacatggagtacatgggagatttcaccagGCCTATTATAGGGGACACTAACACCTCGGCTATTGTATTCCCTACCGCCGTCCGAAACTACAATTTGAAGCCGATTGATTCCAGCTTGTTACCtctgttccacgggatgccgagtgaagaCGCACTGCAATTCATTCGTGATTTTTGCACGCAAGTTCAAACTATCCCACTTCTGAATCTTACGGATGATCAACtaaagctcaagtgcttccc gaagtATAGCTGCAAAGAAGAGGAGGGAGCCAGCTCCGccaattccagctctgactctgaaccTGAAGCTCCAGAGCAGACCGTACAAGAGGAGGAAGCCAGCTCTACCAAGTCCTACTCTGATTCTGAACTACCAGAGCAGAGTGCAGGAGATGAGGAACTAGATTCGccagccagctctgactctgagccTTCAGAGCAGCCAACGAAAGAGGACGCTAGCTCTGCCGATACAGAGCACACGACAGAAACGGCAAACCAagctaaggaggaagaggccagctccgccaatttcAACCCTAAGCAGAATTTAAAcgaggaaaagaaggagatggcccagcACACGGAatatatgggagacttcaccagatCG gagcaggaatgCGTGGAAGTCTACGCTGGATCAGCCGACATGGAGGAATTGGCTAGGGAAGTTgaagagttcagcgctgcccagccagcTCTGCCCTTCAGCAATGCCCAGCCGACTCTGCCCTTCAGTGATGACcaaccagctctgccgagctcagcgctGGAACTGAAGGAACTTCCCGCCAATCTCAA tcTTTTCATGATTGCTTGA